From a region of the Tenggerimyces flavus genome:
- a CDS encoding sigma-70 family RNA polymerase sigma factor has protein sequence MRGLPRTRSADARRGTHDLRHEAGVRAAYDEHGAELYRFALRQLDDEGAARDVVQEVFLRAWRSADRFDPNVASLRVWLFAIARNAVIDEGRRTAARPSTPQPMEVLHSIAPADDPAHDAAIASWLVEEALTRIRPEHRTALVESYLRGRPYAEIAAEQGVPVGTVRSRVFYGLKALRLAMEEMGIEP, from the coding sequence ATGCGCGGGCTCCCGCGAACGAGATCCGCCGACGCGCGGCGCGGTACGCATGACCTGCGCCACGAGGCAGGCGTCCGTGCGGCGTACGACGAGCACGGCGCCGAGCTCTACCGGTTCGCCCTCCGCCAGCTCGACGACGAGGGCGCCGCGCGCGACGTGGTCCAGGAGGTGTTCCTGCGGGCATGGCGGTCGGCCGACCGGTTCGATCCGAACGTCGCGAGCCTGCGCGTCTGGCTGTTCGCGATCGCCCGCAACGCCGTGATCGACGAGGGCCGGCGGACCGCGGCACGCCCGTCCACGCCGCAGCCGATGGAGGTGCTGCACTCGATCGCCCCCGCGGACGATCCGGCGCACGACGCCGCCATCGCGAGCTGGCTGGTCGAGGAGGCGCTGACGAGGATCCGCCCGGAGCACCGCACGGCGTTGGTCGAGTCGTACCTGCGAGGCAGGCCGTACGCCGAGATCGCCGCCGAGCAAGGCGTGCCCGTGGGCACCGTTCGCAGCCGGGTCTTCTATGGTCTGAAGGCGCTGCGGTTGGCGATGGAAGAGATGGGGATCGAGCCGTGA
- a CDS encoding anti-sigma factor family protein has translation MNDHLTPDDHRALRELLAALAQGQLTDAERTAVLAHLDSCPDCRAELAQLEATARSLRHADPDRVGGTPTPVPPPWLGDAIVTAIGDEARRRPRRRIVSVLAAAAAVVVIGGAGAAVGYTVAPKPPAIPLEAVAVADAAAGVTSTAGVVPHTWGMEIKLTATGFASGQRYRVVVQTADGKEALAGEFIGTGANEMHCNLNSSVLRQNAAGFRVLDQTDRAVLTSTF, from the coding sequence GTGAACGACCACCTGACCCCCGACGACCACCGCGCCCTGCGGGAGCTGCTCGCGGCCCTCGCGCAAGGGCAGCTCACCGATGCCGAGCGCACCGCCGTCCTCGCCCACCTCGACTCCTGCCCCGACTGCCGCGCCGAGCTCGCCCAGCTCGAGGCGACGGCCCGTTCGCTCCGGCACGCCGACCCCGACCGGGTCGGTGGGACGCCCACTCCCGTTCCGCCCCCGTGGTTGGGCGACGCGATCGTCACCGCGATCGGCGACGAAGCACGGCGCCGGCCACGCCGCCGGATCGTCAGCGTCCTGGCCGCGGCGGCCGCGGTGGTCGTCATCGGCGGCGCCGGCGCGGCCGTGGGCTACACCGTGGCGCCGAAGCCACCGGCGATCCCGCTGGAAGCGGTCGCGGTCGCCGATGCGGCGGCGGGCGTCACCTCGACCGCCGGGGTCGTTCCGCACACCTGGGGCATGGAGATCAAGCTCACCGCGACGGGCTTCGCCTCCGGGCAGCGCTACCGCGTCGTCGTGCAGACCGCCGACGGTAAGGAGGCGTTGGCCGGCGAGTTCATCGGAACGGGCGCGAACGAGATGCACTGCAACCTCAACTCCTCAGTCCTGCGCCAGAACGCCGCCGGGTTCCGCGTCCTCGACCAGACCGATCGCGCCGTCCTCACCTCGACGTTCTGA
- a CDS encoding FecCD family ABC transporter permease, protein MTATTPDLPTDVLDDLGQRAGRRRYLFWSLGLVAGLVVTVVLAVAMGAVQINPGTVLRIVSHHLLGVPEVATWPRSQDSIVWQVRLPRVLLGVAVGAALAVCGVALQAMVRNLLADPYLLGVTSGASTGAAAAILFGFGAALGENALSGSAFIGALAASIAVFVVARTGGRVTSLRLLISGVAVGYALYAATSFLIFAANSAEGSRSVLFWLLGSLSLARWSTALAIALVLVGATIALLTLWSTRLDALAIGDETAQTLGVSPTRFRIQLLVVVSLCVGAVVAASGGIGFVGLVIPHLARRMIGAIHRRVVPVAALVGAIFLVWADVAARVLLQPRELPIGIITAIVGAPFLVLLVRRFHATTE, encoded by the coding sequence ATGACGGCAACGACACCCGACCTGCCGACGGACGTCCTCGACGACCTCGGACAGCGAGCGGGCCGGCGTCGCTACCTGTTCTGGTCCCTGGGCCTGGTCGCCGGCCTCGTCGTGACCGTCGTGCTCGCGGTCGCCATGGGTGCCGTCCAGATCAACCCGGGGACCGTGCTGCGGATCGTCTCCCACCATCTGCTCGGCGTACCCGAGGTCGCGACCTGGCCCAGATCCCAGGACTCCATCGTGTGGCAGGTCCGGCTCCCCCGCGTCCTGCTCGGCGTGGCCGTCGGCGCGGCGCTCGCGGTGTGCGGCGTCGCGCTGCAGGCGATGGTGCGCAACCTGCTCGCCGACCCGTACCTGCTCGGCGTCACCTCCGGTGCGTCGACGGGCGCCGCGGCCGCGATCCTGTTCGGGTTCGGCGCGGCGCTCGGCGAGAACGCCCTGTCGGGCAGCGCGTTCATCGGTGCGCTCGCCGCGTCGATCGCGGTGTTCGTCGTCGCGCGTACGGGTGGCCGCGTCACCTCGCTCCGGCTGCTCATCTCCGGTGTCGCGGTCGGCTACGCCCTCTACGCCGCGACCAGCTTTCTGATCTTCGCCGCGAACTCGGCCGAGGGCTCGCGCTCGGTGCTGTTCTGGCTGCTGGGCTCGCTCAGCCTCGCCCGCTGGTCGACGGCGCTCGCGATCGCGCTCGTGCTCGTCGGCGCGACGATCGCGCTGCTCACCTTGTGGAGTACGCGTCTCGACGCGCTGGCGATCGGGGACGAGACCGCGCAGACGCTCGGCGTCTCGCCGACGAGGTTCCGCATCCAGCTGCTCGTGGTGGTCTCGCTCTGCGTGGGCGCGGTGGTCGCCGCGTCGGGCGGCATCGGCTTCGTCGGGCTCGTCATCCCGCACCTCGCCCGCCGGATGATCGGCGCGATCCACCGACGGGTGGTGCCCGTCGCCGCGTTGGTCGGAGCGATCTTCCTGGTCTGGGCCGACGTCGCCGCACGTGTCCTCCTCCAACCGCGCGAGCTCCCGATCGGCATCATCACCGCGATCGTCGGGGCCCCGTTCCTCGTTCTCCTCGTCCGCCGATTCCACGCCACCACCGAATAG
- a CDS encoding ABC transporter substrate-binding protein, whose translation MHVRKRLLLLAPVLALGLMPVACGNEATPAAGPSTGSSNEAVAGFPVTIDNCGAKVTFERPPERVILLESAPVTIFKGLGVLDKVVLRAGAFPPAYFDDETNTFIEKIESLGEDLDSSGHLKLSQETVIAKEPDLVMGLPDGFTREGLAASGINALMQPVYCPEGAPGATTFDDIYGQVETYGKIFGRQKEAAAMIDTLQERVTKATVRPTGKKRTAAVLFPTVGGGSGYAYGNKSMSHPQLEAAGFTNVFGDVNERVFEVTLESIIDRDPDVLVLLYVDGDPKAVKHAIVKLPGANDLRAVKNDAILVQLFNFTEPPTPLSVDGLERIEQHFGSGT comes from the coding sequence ATGCACGTCCGCAAACGCCTGCTGCTGCTCGCGCCGGTCCTCGCGCTCGGACTCATGCCGGTCGCCTGTGGGAACGAGGCCACCCCTGCCGCTGGTCCGTCCACCGGCTCGTCCAACGAGGCCGTCGCCGGGTTCCCCGTCACGATCGACAACTGCGGGGCCAAGGTCACCTTCGAACGCCCACCCGAGCGAGTGATCCTGCTGGAGAGCGCACCGGTCACGATCTTCAAGGGGCTGGGCGTTCTGGACAAGGTCGTGCTGCGTGCCGGTGCGTTCCCGCCGGCCTACTTCGACGACGAGACGAACACGTTCATCGAGAAGATCGAGTCGCTCGGCGAGGACCTGGACTCCAGCGGCCACCTGAAGCTCTCCCAGGAGACCGTCATCGCCAAGGAGCCCGACCTTGTGATGGGGCTGCCCGACGGCTTCACCCGCGAGGGGCTCGCCGCGTCGGGCATCAACGCGTTGATGCAGCCGGTCTACTGCCCGGAAGGTGCGCCCGGCGCCACGACGTTCGACGACATCTACGGGCAGGTCGAGACGTACGGGAAGATCTTCGGCCGGCAGAAGGAAGCCGCGGCGATGATCGACACGCTGCAGGAGCGGGTCACCAAGGCCACGGTGCGGCCGACCGGCAAGAAGCGCACCGCGGCGGTGCTGTTCCCGACCGTCGGCGGTGGCAGCGGGTACGCGTACGGCAACAAGAGCATGTCCCACCCGCAGCTCGAGGCCGCCGGTTTCACCAACGTGTTCGGCGATGTGAACGAACGGGTCTTCGAGGTGACGCTCGAGTCGATCATCGACCGCGACCCCGACGTGCTCGTCCTGCTCTACGTCGACGGCGACCCGAAGGCAGTGAAGCACGCGATCGTCAAGCTGCCCGGCGCGAACGACCTTCGCGCGGTGAAGAACGACGCGATCCTCGTGCAGCTGTTCAACTTCACCGAGCCGCCGACCCCGCTGTCGGTCGACGGCCTCGAGCGGATCGAGCAGCACTTCGGCAGCGGCACGTGA
- a CDS encoding ABC transporter ATP-binding protein has translation MITAESISFAYGDAVVLDGVEVTARPGQIVGLIGPNGSGKTTLLRTLYAALAPRAGQVSLDDVPIQTLHRRDIAKRLAVVVQEGGGELPLTVTDLVLLGRIPHLSTFQRHTTNDYAIAAAALTRVGARQLADRAFAGLSGGEKQRVLIARALAQQTDHLLLDEPTNHLDIRYQHEVLQLVSTLDVTTIIVLHDLNLAARYCDEVVLLDRGTIRAAGRPEDVLRAEVLEPVYRIRVQRVRTDDGFQLLFRPFDERDTSELAS, from the coding sequence GTGATCACTGCCGAGTCGATCTCGTTCGCGTACGGCGACGCTGTGGTCCTCGACGGCGTCGAGGTCACCGCGCGCCCCGGCCAGATCGTCGGGCTGATCGGGCCAAACGGGAGCGGCAAGACCACGTTGCTCCGCACGCTCTACGCAGCGCTCGCACCGCGGGCGGGCCAGGTGTCGTTGGACGACGTCCCGATCCAGACGCTGCACCGGCGCGACATCGCCAAGCGGCTCGCCGTCGTCGTCCAGGAGGGCGGGGGCGAGCTGCCGCTCACGGTGACCGATCTCGTTCTGCTGGGGCGGATTCCGCACCTGTCGACGTTCCAACGGCACACCACGAACGACTACGCGATCGCCGCCGCGGCACTCACGCGAGTCGGTGCGCGGCAGCTGGCGGACCGCGCGTTCGCCGGGCTGTCGGGAGGCGAGAAACAGCGCGTACTGATCGCGCGGGCACTCGCACAGCAGACCGACCACCTGCTGCTCGACGAGCCGACGAACCACCTCGATATCCGTTACCAGCATGAGGTTCTGCAGCTCGTCAGCACGCTCGACGTGACGACGATCATCGTGCTGCACGACCTCAACCTCGCGGCGCGGTACTGCGACGAGGTCGTGCTCCTCGACCGCGGGACGATCCGCGCCGCCGGTCGTCCGGAGGACGTGCTCCGCGCGGAGGTGCTGGAGCCCGTCTACCGGATCCGCGTGCAGCGGGTGCGGACCGACGACGGTTTCCAGCTGCTGTTCAGGCCGTTCGACGAAAGGGACACCAGTGAGCTCGCCAGCTGA
- a CDS encoding class I SAM-dependent methyltransferase: MSSPADGGVQSNISAYWSRHADSYDAYQLERLRHDEVHQTWLNVWRRALPPPPATVLDVGTGTGHVSLLLAELGYSVYGIDLAEGMLDNAGAKAARLPFAPPILAVGDAVAPDFPPESFDVITARYVLWTLRTPAIALANWRRLLRPGGRLVAVDSTWFPDGIRSDPATAKEADFQHLYDDEVLTVLPLAQAISIDATADVVRESGFSDVRVTALDEVLELDRKYGVAPGHHVQTQYLVTAVNGD, encoded by the coding sequence GTGAGCTCGCCAGCTGACGGCGGTGTGCAGTCCAACATCAGCGCCTACTGGAGCCGGCACGCCGACTCCTACGACGCGTACCAGCTCGAACGCCTCCGGCACGACGAGGTCCACCAGACCTGGCTGAACGTCTGGCGGCGGGCGCTCCCACCTCCGCCGGCGACCGTTCTCGACGTCGGTACGGGCACGGGGCACGTCTCGCTCCTGCTCGCCGAGCTCGGCTACTCCGTCTACGGCATCGACCTCGCCGAGGGGATGCTCGACAACGCAGGCGCGAAGGCCGCACGGCTCCCGTTCGCCCCGCCGATCCTCGCGGTGGGCGACGCCGTCGCACCGGACTTTCCGCCCGAGAGCTTCGACGTCATCACCGCCCGGTACGTGCTGTGGACGCTCCGAACGCCCGCGATCGCGCTCGCCAACTGGCGCCGCCTGCTCCGGCCCGGCGGCCGGCTCGTCGCGGTCGACAGCACCTGGTTCCCCGACGGCATCCGCTCGGACCCGGCGACCGCCAAGGAGGCGGACTTCCAGCACCTGTACGACGACGAGGTGTTGACCGTTCTCCCGCTCGCGCAGGCGATCTCGATCGACGCGACCGCGGACGTCGTGCGCGAGAGCGGGTTCTCCGACGTCCGTGTCACGGCGCTGGACGAGGTGCTCGAGCTCGACCGGAAGTACGGCGTGGCGCCCGGTCACCACGTCCAGACGCAGTACCTGGTCACCGCCGTGAACGGCGACTAG
- a CDS encoding diacylglycerol/lipid kinase family protein: protein MAQRVTIIVNPIKVDDLDGFRSTVNQALTERGYDEPVWLETTVDDPGYAMAKQVADDPVELLVVAGGDGTVRIVCAELAHTEIPIAILPSGTGNLLARNLGIPLQVETALSALLDGRTRVIDIVGVEGDGMDADRFTVMAGLGLDAAIMADAPDPLKKRLGWAAYLVSAAKNLNHRSVRVRITVDDHPPLTRRARTVIVGNVGTLTADVALLPDARPDDGLIDVVVLTPTRLSHWPGLAWRILTRSVAPDRHVHRLAGRRVHVEAARPMQRQLDGDPIGPGRTLTAQVEQDALSLRAPAESDG from the coding sequence GTGGCACAGCGCGTGACGATCATCGTCAACCCGATCAAGGTCGACGACCTCGACGGGTTCAGGTCCACTGTCAACCAGGCTTTGACGGAACGCGGGTACGACGAGCCGGTCTGGTTGGAGACCACGGTCGACGATCCCGGGTACGCGATGGCCAAGCAGGTCGCCGACGATCCCGTCGAACTCCTCGTGGTGGCCGGTGGGGACGGGACGGTACGCATCGTGTGTGCCGAGCTCGCGCACACCGAGATCCCGATCGCCATCCTCCCTTCAGGTACGGGGAATCTGCTCGCCCGCAACCTCGGCATCCCGCTCCAGGTCGAGACCGCGCTCTCCGCCCTGCTCGACGGTCGGACCCGCGTGATCGACATCGTCGGCGTCGAAGGCGACGGCATGGACGCCGACCGGTTCACCGTGATGGCAGGCCTCGGGCTCGACGCGGCGATCATGGCCGATGCCCCGGATCCGTTGAAGAAACGTCTCGGCTGGGCCGCCTATCTCGTGTCCGCCGCCAAGAATCTCAACCACCGCTCGGTGCGGGTCAGGATCACCGTCGACGACCATCCGCCGCTGACCAGGCGGGCCCGTACGGTGATCGTCGGCAACGTCGGCACCCTCACCGCGGATGTCGCGTTGCTGCCGGACGCGCGGCCCGACGACGGGCTGATCGACGTCGTCGTTCTCACCCCGACGCGACTGTCGCACTGGCCCGGTCTGGCCTGGCGCATCCTGACCCGCAGCGTGGCCCCCGACCGGCACGTGCACCGCCTCGCCGGCCGCCGCGTCCACGTCGAGGCGGCCCGGCCGATGCAACGCCAGCTCGACGGCGACCCGATCGGGCCCGGCCGAACCCTGACCGCCCAGGTCGAGCAGGACGCGCTCTCCCTGCGGGCACCCGCGGAGTCCGACGGCTAG
- a CDS encoding AfsR/SARP family transcriptional regulator, translating into MSHLEITLLGPFGLTVRGEPVRIAAEIPRTLVAVLAMSAPNPVPIETISRALWESDPPADVRAGIQTYVSRLRRVLPDLIETQHEGYRLRVRAEAVDALRFLELCDQAAAERGTPQEAATIAAALRMWQGRAFVDVRSAWLDARYERDLVERQLELVERRVDLDLPTDRAASAIAELISLADAHPFRESLWARLMLALERRGRVPEALVAYERIRARLADELGVSPGPDLQRAHLRLLAADEPGPPSSIPRQLPSDLGRFTGRTEVLTRLRKLISDQDAADQPGMVVTLDGPAGIGKTALAVHWAHQVAHLFPGGQLYLDLHGYGPGEPMDPGVAVETLVRALGGRPDQLPPDLDARSALLRTMMAGRRTLILLDNARDARQVRPLIPGSGVLVVVTSRNQLRGLTVRDGAHPFTLDGLDHQESIDLLESFLGDRGTSRDSVAELARLCHGLPLALTIAGERAGRELSDRLTDLVASLGDESAKLDTLQSDDDETTDLRGVLSWSNAALPADAARMLRVLSLNPGPDIGVPGAAALAGVSLASAGRLLDRLVGTSQLQHKRSGRYELHDLLRSYASELASEQDAPADRAESLRRLLGWQTMSAFQAKAQLEPTKDDLHPDVVGIVPLTFTGEADAHAWFETERHNLVASVRVAFAHRFDYLCWWLANATWAHLYLIGAWDEIVTTHQIGLRAAQRCGDRVGIATMLSGIGAAYRATGRTELAVRTQRSALEVFTEAGHAVGAAQALNNLGSALRSSGSLDEALDCFRRAGAMERAREEVSGNVAVCAYQEAVTLTALGRAPEAVPVFDSALALLRSLGHRRGEARVLQALAAASTNLVRCDEAVEQYRTAVEIYAQLGDRWYEASLLSQLGQALLRCARPAEAATSWRAALRILDETGAADSPDLHRADLHARLRSVS; encoded by the coding sequence GTGTCACACCTCGAGATCACGCTGCTAGGTCCGTTCGGACTCACCGTGCGCGGTGAGCCGGTCCGGATCGCCGCGGAGATCCCGCGGACGTTGGTGGCCGTCCTCGCGATGTCGGCGCCGAACCCAGTGCCGATCGAGACGATCTCGCGCGCGCTGTGGGAGTCCGATCCGCCGGCCGACGTCCGCGCGGGCATCCAGACGTACGTCTCGCGGCTGCGTCGGGTCCTCCCGGACCTGATCGAGACCCAGCACGAGGGCTACCGCCTCCGCGTCCGCGCGGAGGCGGTAGACGCGTTGCGGTTCCTCGAGCTGTGCGACCAGGCGGCCGCCGAGCGTGGTACCCCCCAGGAGGCCGCGACCATCGCCGCCGCGCTGCGGATGTGGCAGGGCCGGGCGTTCGTGGACGTACGGTCGGCCTGGCTCGACGCACGGTACGAACGCGACCTGGTCGAGCGTCAGCTGGAACTGGTGGAGCGTCGGGTCGATCTCGACCTCCCCACCGATCGCGCCGCGAGCGCGATCGCCGAGCTGATCAGCCTGGCCGACGCGCATCCGTTCCGGGAGTCGCTGTGGGCGCGGTTGATGCTCGCGCTGGAGCGCCGCGGCCGTGTCCCCGAAGCGTTGGTCGCGTACGAACGGATCCGCGCCCGGCTGGCAGACGAGCTCGGGGTCTCACCCGGGCCGGACCTCCAGCGCGCACATCTGCGGTTGCTCGCCGCGGACGAGCCGGGACCGCCCTCCTCGATCCCGCGCCAGCTGCCGTCCGATCTCGGGCGATTCACCGGGAGGACGGAGGTTCTCACCCGACTGCGCAAGCTGATCTCCGACCAAGACGCGGCGGACCAGCCGGGGATGGTCGTGACCTTGGACGGGCCGGCGGGCATCGGCAAGACCGCGCTCGCGGTGCACTGGGCACATCAGGTCGCGCACCTGTTTCCCGGCGGGCAGTTGTACCTCGACCTGCACGGGTACGGGCCCGGGGAGCCGATGGACCCCGGGGTCGCCGTCGAGACGCTCGTGCGTGCGCTCGGTGGCCGACCCGACCAGCTGCCACCGGACCTGGACGCCCGTTCGGCGCTGTTGCGCACGATGATGGCGGGGCGCCGTACGTTGATCCTGCTGGACAACGCCCGCGATGCTCGCCAGGTCCGACCGCTGATCCCCGGGTCCGGGGTGTTGGTGGTGGTGACGAGCCGCAACCAGCTGCGTGGCCTGACCGTGCGCGATGGCGCGCATCCGTTCACCCTGGACGGCTTGGACCACCAGGAGTCGATCGACCTGCTCGAGTCCTTCCTCGGCGATCGCGGCACCTCGCGTGACAGCGTTGCCGAACTGGCTCGGCTGTGCCACGGTCTCCCACTGGCGTTGACGATCGCGGGTGAACGTGCTGGGCGGGAGCTGTCGGATCGGCTCACCGATCTCGTGGCGTCGCTCGGCGACGAGAGCGCCAAACTCGACACGCTGCAGAGCGACGACGACGAGACGACGGACCTGCGAGGCGTCCTCTCCTGGTCCAACGCCGCGTTGCCCGCCGATGCGGCGAGGATGCTTCGCGTGCTCTCGCTCAACCCCGGCCCCGACATCGGCGTGCCCGGAGCCGCCGCGTTGGCCGGAGTGTCTCTCGCCTCCGCGGGCAGACTGCTCGACCGGCTGGTGGGCACGAGTCAGCTGCAGCACAAGCGCTCTGGGCGGTACGAACTGCACGACCTGCTTCGCTCGTACGCGTCCGAGCTCGCCTCGGAGCAGGACGCGCCCGCGGACCGGGCCGAGAGCCTTCGACGTCTCCTCGGCTGGCAGACCATGAGCGCCTTCCAGGCGAAGGCGCAGCTGGAGCCGACCAAGGACGACCTCCATCCCGACGTTGTGGGCATCGTGCCGCTTACGTTCACAGGCGAAGCGGATGCCCATGCCTGGTTCGAGACGGAGCGGCACAATCTCGTCGCGTCCGTGCGGGTCGCGTTCGCCCATCGCTTCGACTACCTCTGCTGGTGGCTCGCGAACGCCACCTGGGCGCATCTGTATCTGATCGGCGCGTGGGACGAGATCGTCACGACCCACCAGATCGGTCTTCGGGCGGCTCAGCGTTGCGGTGACCGGGTCGGCATCGCAACGATGCTGTCGGGCATCGGCGCCGCGTACCGCGCCACGGGCCGGACGGAGCTCGCCGTACGCACGCAGCGCTCGGCGCTCGAGGTCTTCACCGAAGCGGGCCACGCCGTGGGCGCGGCGCAGGCGTTGAACAATCTCGGCAGCGCGTTGCGCTCGAGCGGCTCTCTCGACGAAGCGTTGGACTGCTTCCGGCGGGCGGGTGCGATGGAACGGGCGCGTGAGGAGGTGTCGGGGAACGTGGCGGTGTGCGCGTACCAGGAGGCGGTGACGCTGACCGCCCTCGGCCGCGCGCCTGAGGCAGTGCCCGTCTTCGACTCCGCCCTTGCCTTGCTCCGCTCCCTCGGCCACCGCCGCGGCGAAGCCCGCGTGCTGCAAGCCCTCGCCGCGGCGAGCACCAACCTCGTCCGCTGCGACGAAGCGGTCGAGCAATACCGAACGGCGGTGGAGATCTACGCCCAGCTCGGCGACCGTTGGTACGAGGCGAGCCTCCTTTCCCAACTGGGCCAGGCGTTACTGCGCTGCGCGCGCCCCGCGGAGGCCGCCACCAGCTGGCGAGCAGCGCTCCGCATCCTCGACGAAACCGGCGCCGCCGACTCCCCCGACCTCCACCGCGCCGACCTCCACGCCCGGCTCCGTTCCGTCAGCTGA